One bacterium BMS3Abin11 genomic region harbors:
- the smc_2 gene encoding chromosome partition protein Smc — protein sequence MRLKKIKLAGFKSFVDPTSIEFPHLLTGVVGPNGCGKSNIIDAVRWVMGESSAKNLRGESMEDVIFCGSQARKPVSKAFVELIFDNTVGKKAAGDYARYAEISIRRELSRDERSDYFLNRTRCRKKDITSIFFGTGLGPRAYSIIEQGMVTRIIESRPEDLRVFVEEAAGISRYKERRRETENRIHHTRENLSRVDDIRSELETQLARLKRQASAARRYKEHKLEDRKLQGELLTLRWKGLTEQIQYEEVELGKRQTELDGQLAKQRETETGIEKKRQQLHDLNESLNQAQGNFYQTGAEVTRLEQSIKHVRDTYQEKLREKSQLGVSIGEAQSNYLNDCKQEKTLTEKLQLSESTYAELLQKSEKITASLAEAETVMRDWQQRWESFSTSAAQPAREKDVQSARIIQINDHLQHLQRRRTRLEDEKQWLSANIQKDNTTELRQQLEKRLVACTEVSAAIEQLDKEISGIRQQIEKASSELNQAKVSQQHNTSRLETLRELQDAALGQKDQSLPQWLQQTGLVDTIRLADAIQVEAGWENAVDRVLGSALKAVCLHDQKLPFVALDELAGKGSTFFEHKASGSTSEQTLLLSCISSTDVDLNARLANIYIAENIEKAITMRSELPVEAVTVTRDGTLVGHDWLSLTGGQDDEAGVMARQAEIEKLAGHQESSKSGVEELAARFNVLQKKLSEKDALRHDNRQQLDRETAKNNEDNAQLHRLEAKLDQVRRRLTQVENELSEIDEQVVNDQSELTTSDGILRDASRNVDEIEQQREELLAARTAQQVALDKERQEARSTNESLHHLQLQRQEWEISRRSLQESVRRGQQQIELLKQREKDLNSILADGELPEREMQAQLVDLLQQKVEQETILKNFREQANGLDQETREMALQRQNEERACTSLREALEQEKMKRQEQFVRRQTLEEQLDDLELEVEEILASLPAEADFTVWEEKLEAITRKITRLGAVNLMAIEEFEERSERKDYLDKQHADLSEALSTLEGVMGKIDRETRTRFKETFDLINDGFQRFFPKLFGGGHAYLELTGDDLLDAGVAVMARPPGKRNSTIHLLSGGEKALTAVAMLFSIFELNPAPFCLLDEVDAPLDDTNVSRYCETLKSMTDHTQLIFITHNKVTMESAGTLIGVTMAEAGVSRIVSVNLNDAEQLVAS from the coding sequence ATGCGTCTAAAGAAGATTAAACTCGCAGGCTTCAAGTCCTTCGTTGATCCCACATCTATAGAGTTTCCTCATCTCCTGACCGGTGTCGTCGGCCCTAATGGTTGTGGAAAATCAAATATTATAGATGCAGTGCGCTGGGTGATGGGCGAATCTTCAGCCAAAAATCTGCGTGGTGAGAGTATGGAAGATGTTATTTTTTGTGGCTCTCAGGCACGAAAGCCGGTGAGCAAGGCATTTGTCGAACTGATTTTTGACAATACTGTGGGGAAGAAAGCAGCCGGTGACTATGCCCGTTATGCAGAAATATCTATCCGGCGTGAATTAAGCCGCGACGAGCGTTCGGATTATTTCCTCAATCGTACCCGCTGCCGTAAGAAAGACATCACAAGTATTTTTTTTGGTACGGGTCTCGGTCCGCGTGCCTATTCCATCATTGAACAGGGCATGGTGACCCGGATAATTGAGTCCAGGCCCGAAGACCTGCGGGTCTTCGTTGAAGAGGCAGCTGGAATATCACGTTATAAAGAGCGTCGGCGTGAAACAGAGAACCGCATACATCATACCCGGGAAAACCTTTCTCGGGTTGATGACATACGCTCAGAACTGGAGACCCAGCTGGCGCGGCTGAAACGTCAGGCCAGTGCTGCGCGACGCTACAAAGAGCACAAGCTGGAAGATCGCAAGCTGCAGGGTGAGTTGTTGACCTTGCGTTGGAAGGGACTGACTGAGCAGATTCAATACGAGGAAGTTGAGCTTGGCAAACGCCAGACCGAACTCGATGGACAATTGGCAAAACAACGAGAAACCGAGACCGGTATCGAGAAAAAACGCCAACAACTGCACGACCTAAATGAATCGCTGAATCAGGCACAGGGGAATTTCTACCAGACCGGTGCTGAGGTGACCAGGCTGGAACAGTCAATAAAACATGTGCGTGATACCTATCAGGAGAAGCTACGCGAGAAGTCACAACTAGGGGTTAGCATAGGAGAAGCGCAGAGTAATTACCTCAACGATTGCAAACAGGAAAAGACCCTGACAGAAAAATTGCAGTTGTCAGAGTCCACGTATGCAGAATTACTGCAAAAAAGTGAAAAAATAACTGCCAGCCTTGCAGAAGCGGAAACTGTTATGCGTGACTGGCAACAGCGCTGGGAGAGTTTTTCCACCAGCGCAGCCCAGCCTGCACGTGAAAAAGACGTACAGAGTGCCCGCATAATACAGATCAATGATCACTTACAGCACCTGCAACGGCGGCGTACCCGCCTGGAAGATGAGAAACAGTGGCTTTCTGCTAATATTCAGAAAGATAACACTACTGAACTGCGGCAACAGCTGGAAAAACGGCTGGTTGCCTGTACAGAAGTAAGTGCGGCGATTGAACAACTCGATAAAGAAATTTCAGGTATACGCCAGCAGATAGAGAAAGCCAGTAGCGAACTCAATCAGGCAAAAGTCAGCCAGCAGCATAATACTTCCCGGCTGGAAACACTGCGCGAGCTGCAGGATGCGGCGCTGGGTCAAAAAGACCAGTCTTTACCGCAATGGCTGCAACAAACAGGTCTGGTAGATACAATACGACTGGCAGATGCCATACAGGTAGAAGCCGGATGGGAAAATGCTGTTGACCGGGTGCTTGGAAGTGCCCTGAAAGCAGTCTGTCTGCATGATCAGAAACTACCGTTTGTTGCACTCGATGAACTTGCCGGAAAAGGCTCTACCTTCTTCGAACATAAGGCCAGTGGCAGCACGTCTGAGCAAACATTGCTGCTATCATGTATCTCTTCGACAGATGTAGATCTGAATGCGCGTCTGGCAAATATATATATAGCTGAGAATATTGAGAAAGCGATTACTATGCGGTCTGAACTGCCTGTTGAGGCTGTCACTGTCACGCGTGATGGCACGCTGGTTGGTCATGACTGGCTGTCACTGACAGGGGGGCAGGATGATGAAGCGGGTGTCATGGCACGTCAGGCCGAGATAGAAAAACTGGCCGGTCATCAGGAATCATCGAAATCAGGTGTCGAAGAGTTGGCTGCGCGTTTTAATGTTTTACAGAAAAAATTGTCTGAGAAAGATGCGCTAAGGCATGATAATCGGCAACAATTGGACCGTGAAACCGCTAAAAACAATGAGGATAATGCGCAGTTGCATCGGCTGGAGGCCAAGCTGGATCAGGTTCGCAGGCGCTTAACACAGGTGGAAAATGAACTGAGCGAGATTGACGAACAGGTGGTCAATGATCAGTCAGAACTGACCACTTCAGACGGTATATTACGCGATGCAAGTCGTAATGTAGACGAGATTGAACAGCAGCGCGAAGAGCTGCTCGCTGCACGAACAGCACAGCAGGTAGCACTGGATAAAGAGCGTCAGGAAGCACGCAGTACAAATGAGTCATTGCATCATTTACAGCTTCAACGACAGGAGTGGGAAATAAGCCGGCGTTCGCTGCAGGAAAGTGTCCGACGTGGCCAGCAGCAGATTGAGCTGCTTAAGCAGCGCGAAAAGGATCTCAACAGCATACTGGCAGACGGAGAACTGCCAGAGCGGGAGATGCAGGCGCAGCTGGTGGATTTGCTGCAGCAAAAAGTTGAGCAGGAAACAATACTAAAGAATTTCCGTGAGCAGGCCAATGGTCTTGATCAGGAAACCCGTGAAATGGCACTGCAGCGCCAGAACGAAGAACGTGCCTGTACGTCTTTAAGAGAAGCGCTGGAGCAGGAGAAAATGAAGCGTCAGGAACAATTTGTGCGCCGTCAGACGCTGGAAGAACAACTGGATGACCTGGAGCTGGAAGTAGAAGAAATACTGGCCAGTCTACCGGCAGAGGCCGATTTCACGGTGTGGGAAGAAAAGCTGGAGGCTATTACCCGCAAAATTACCCGTTTGGGTGCCGTCAATCTGATGGCGATAGAGGAATTTGAAGAGCGGTCCGAACGTAAGGATTATCTCGACAAACAGCATGCAGACCTGTCTGAAGCCCTGTCTACACTGGAAGGGGTTATGGGAAAGATAGATCGTGAGACGCGCACACGTTTCAAGGAAACCTTTGACTTGATCAATGACGGGTTCCAGCGCTTTTTTCCTAAGCTTTTTGGCGGCGGTCATGCCTATCTGGAACTGACAGGCGATGATCTGCTGGATGCTGGTGTCGCTGTTATGGCGCGTCCACCCGGGAAACGAAATAGCACTATCCATTTGTTGTCCGGTGGCGAAAAAGCACTGACTGCCGTGGCCATGTTGTTTTCGATTTTCGAGCTCAATCCGGCGCCATTTTGTCTATTGGATGAGGTTGATGCACCACTGGATGATACCAACGTATCACGTTACTGTGAGACACTGAAATCTATGACGGATCACACACAACTGATCTTTATCACACATAACAAGGTGACAATGGAATCCGCCGGAACATTGATAGGTGTCACCATGGCTGAAGCAGGGGTATCACGGATTGTCAGCGTAAATCTCAATGATGCAGAGCAGCTGGTGGCCAGTTAA
- the zipA gene encoding cell division protein ZipA, which yields MELRTALFLIGMIVIVIIAFISYHRSRQQTYKLPKKMHRFGHKNDDEVDPLFEPRQGPLVTARSSLNEKSVPKMEGSDEVNYQNKQEVDPAPLVIDESDMREPESLTLNLQPSNQMVDQGPQKAIEYVALIRGVEPITRDRVLGVYRLHEYTMEKPNRIYGFNIANGLWRNLEQEEQSSEYRDICLTIQMADPEGPVSESELHRFSQMSLEVAEELDRPIVFSMDFDEGITHAQELDRFRKEMDTILIVSIIARSEHGLTMAAIHREAEKLGLRYSKEKIYERIRMNADHQVDVLFSMANMFKPGELVKDNSDMHTSGLTLFMRLVSVTSPVDVYTDMIKTATGLAKRLNAILVDQETHPVNESMTVSQTKAIMKIAGSMDARNIPAGSELAKRLF from the coding sequence ATGGAATTACGTACTGCCTTATTTTTAATTGGTATGATAGTGATCGTTATCATCGCTTTTATCTCATACCACAGATCTCGGCAACAGACCTATAAATTGCCTAAAAAGATGCATCGTTTTGGTCATAAAAACGATGATGAAGTTGATCCATTATTTGAACCACGGCAGGGGCCATTGGTCACAGCCAGGTCTTCATTAAATGAGAAAAGTGTACCGAAGATGGAGGGATCAGATGAAGTAAATTATCAGAATAAGCAGGAAGTAGATCCGGCACCGTTAGTTATTGACGAAAGTGACATGAGGGAACCTGAAAGTCTTACTCTAAACCTGCAACCATCAAACCAGATGGTTGATCAGGGTCCACAAAAAGCAATTGAATATGTTGCCCTGATTCGGGGTGTTGAACCAATCACCCGGGATCGGGTATTGGGTGTCTATCGTCTACATGAATATACGATGGAAAAGCCGAACAGGATTTATGGATTCAATATCGCAAATGGACTGTGGCGTAACCTTGAACAGGAAGAGCAAAGTTCAGAATATCGAGATATTTGCCTTACCATACAAATGGCTGACCCTGAAGGACCAGTTTCGGAGTCTGAACTGCATCGCTTTTCGCAAATGAGTCTCGAGGTTGCTGAAGAGTTAGATCGGCCTATTGTCTTTTCCATGGACTTTGATGAAGGGATCACCCACGCGCAGGAACTGGATCGCTTTAGAAAAGAAATGGATACCATACTCATAGTCAGCATTATTGCGCGTAGTGAACATGGCTTAACTATGGCGGCTATTCATCGTGAAGCAGAGAAATTGGGCTTGCGCTACAGTAAAGAAAAAATATATGAGCGTATTCGTATGAATGCAGATCATCAGGTAGACGTATTGTTCAGTATGGCGAACATGTTCAAGCCGGGTGAATTAGTAAAAGATAATTCTGATATGCATACCAGTGGCCTGACATTGTTTATGCGTCTGGTATCTGTGACCAGTCCAGTTGACGTATATACAGATATGATTAAAACTGCTACAGGCCTGGCGAAGCGCCTGAATGCTATTCTAGTTGATCAGGAGACGCACCCTGTAAATGAAAGCATGACTGTCAGCCAGACTAAAGCAATCATGAAAATAGCCGGCAGCATGGATGCGCGAAATATTCCTGCCGGCAGTGAACTGGCTAAGCGTCTGTTTTAG